Proteins encoded in a region of the Anopheles aquasalis chromosome 2, idAnoAquaMG_Q_19, whole genome shotgun sequence genome:
- the LOC126573058 gene encoding CCR4-NOT transcription complex subunit 6-like isoform X3, with protein sequence MKQVRTYRRRKVSVGPPPQRPWIPLARPNRARGACIFTVMCYNVLCDKYATRQMYGYCPSWALSWEYRKKAILDEIRHYSADIISLQEVETDQFFNFFKPELKNDGYEGIFSPKSRAKTMSEADRKYVDGCAIFFRSSKFSLIKEHLVEFNQLAMANAEGSDNMLNRVMPKDNIGLAALLKVKEGAWESVSPEAAQISQPLLVCTAHIHWDPEFCDVKLIQTMMLSNEIKTILDEAGLSFRPGHKFDVNNVQLVLCGDFNSLPDSGVIEFLSAGRVSMDHQDFKELGYKSCLQRISNCDTPNEFTHSFKLASAYSEDIMPYTNYTFEFKGIIDYIFYSKQGMVPLGLLGPISSDWLRENKVVGCPHPHIPSDHFPLLVELELIHMPSAGAQPPNGLIGRR encoded by the exons ATGAAGCAAGTTCGAACATACCGCAGAAGGAAGG TTTCCGTGGGACCTCCACCGCAACGCCCATGGATTCCCCTGGCTAGACCGAATCGTGCACGGGGCGCAT GCATATTTACCGTCATGTGCTACAACGTGCTGTGCGATAAGTACGCCACGCGACAGATGTACGGCTACTGTCCTAGCTGGGCGCTGAGCTGGGAGTACAGGAAAAAG GCAATTCTAGACGAGATTCGACATTACTCCGCCGACATCATCAGTCTGCAGGAAGTAGAAACCGATCAGTTTTTCAACTTCTTTAAACCGGAGCTTAAGAACGATGGATACGAGGGTATCTTTTCGCCGAAATCGCGCGCAAAAACCATGTCGGAGGCCGACCGCAAGTACGTCGACGGCTGTGCGATTTTTTTCCGCTCCTCAAA ATTTTCGTTGATCAAAGAACATCTGGTGGAGTTCAATCAGCTGGCAATGGCGAACGCGGAAGGCTCGGATAACATGCTGAACCGCGTCATGCCGAAAGATAACATCGGGCTGGCCGCgctgctgaaggtgaaggAGGGTGCCTGGGAGAGTGTGTCGCCGGAAGCGGCCCAGATCTcgcagccgctgctggtgtgcaCTGCGCACATTCACTGGGATCCGGAGTTTTGCGACGTCAAGCTCATCCAAACGATGATGCTGAGCAACGAGATCAAGACAATATTGGACGAGGCCGGTCTCAGCTTCCGGCCGGGACACAAGTTTGATGTAAATAACGTGCAACTGGTGCTGTGCGGTGACTTTAACTCGCTGCCAGACTCGGGTGTGATTGAGTTTCTAAGTGCCGGCCGGGTTTCGATGGACCACCAGGACTTCAAGGAGCTGGGCTACAAATCCTGCCTGCAGCGTATATCAAATTGTGATACACCAAATGAATTTACTCATTCCTTTAAGCTAGCGTCAGCATACAGTGAAGATATAATGCCATATACAAATTATACATTCGAATTTAAAGGTATTATCGATTACATATTCTACTCGAAGCAAGGCATGGTACCGCTCGGGCTGCTCGGTCCCATCTCGTCCGACTGGCTGCGGGAGAACAAGGTGGTCGGTTGCCCCCATCCGCACATACCGTCCGATCACTTCCCGCTGCTGGTCGAGCTCGAGCTCATCCACATGCCATCCGCTGGCGCTCAGCCTCCGAACGGTCTTATCGGACGAAGGTAG
- the LOC126573058 gene encoding CCR4-NOT transcription complex subunit 6-like isoform X4, with product MCYNVLCDKYATRQMYGYCPSWALSWEYRKKAILDEIRHYSADIISLQEVETDQFFNFFKPELKNDGYEGIFSPKSRAKTMSEADRKYVDGCAIFFRSSKFSLIKEHLVEFNQLAMANAEGSDNMLNRVMPKDNIGLAALLKVKEGAWESVSPEAAQISQPLLVCTAHIHWDPEFCDVKLIQTMMLSNEIKTILDEAGLSFRPGHKFDVNNVQLVLCGDFNSLPDSGVIEFLSAGRVSMDHQDFKELGYKSCLQRISNCDTPNEFTHSFKLASAYSEDIMPYTNYTFEFKGIIDYIFYSKQGMVPLGLLGPISSDWLRENKVVGCPHPHIPSDHFPLLVELELIHMPSAGAQPPNGLIGRR from the exons ATGTGCTACAACGTGCTGTGCGATAAGTACGCCACGCGACAGATGTACGGCTACTGTCCTAGCTGGGCGCTGAGCTGGGAGTACAGGAAAAAG GCAATTCTAGACGAGATTCGACATTACTCCGCCGACATCATCAGTCTGCAGGAAGTAGAAACCGATCAGTTTTTCAACTTCTTTAAACCGGAGCTTAAGAACGATGGATACGAGGGTATCTTTTCGCCGAAATCGCGCGCAAAAACCATGTCGGAGGCCGACCGCAAGTACGTCGACGGCTGTGCGATTTTTTTCCGCTCCTCAAA ATTTTCGTTGATCAAAGAACATCTGGTGGAGTTCAATCAGCTGGCAATGGCGAACGCGGAAGGCTCGGATAACATGCTGAACCGCGTCATGCCGAAAGATAACATCGGGCTGGCCGCgctgctgaaggtgaaggAGGGTGCCTGGGAGAGTGTGTCGCCGGAAGCGGCCCAGATCTcgcagccgctgctggtgtgcaCTGCGCACATTCACTGGGATCCGGAGTTTTGCGACGTCAAGCTCATCCAAACGATGATGCTGAGCAACGAGATCAAGACAATATTGGACGAGGCCGGTCTCAGCTTCCGGCCGGGACACAAGTTTGATGTAAATAACGTGCAACTGGTGCTGTGCGGTGACTTTAACTCGCTGCCAGACTCGGGTGTGATTGAGTTTCTAAGTGCCGGCCGGGTTTCGATGGACCACCAGGACTTCAAGGAGCTGGGCTACAAATCCTGCCTGCAGCGTATATCAAATTGTGATACACCAAATGAATTTACTCATTCCTTTAAGCTAGCGTCAGCATACAGTGAAGATATAATGCCATATACAAATTATACATTCGAATTTAAAGGTATTATCGATTACATATTCTACTCGAAGCAAGGCATGGTACCGCTCGGGCTGCTCGGTCCCATCTCGTCCGACTGGCTGCGGGAGAACAAGGTGGTCGGTTGCCCCCATCCGCACATACCGTCCGATCACTTCCCGCTGCTGGTCGAGCTCGAGCTCATCCACATGCCATCCGCTGGCGCTCAGCCTCCGAACGGTCTTATCGGACGAAGGTAG
- the LOC126573058 gene encoding CCR4-NOT transcription complex subunit 6-like isoform X2 has protein sequence MKQVRTYRRRKGTTIARLGQLGVQGVSVGPPPQRPWIPLARPNRARGACIFTVMCYNVLCDKYATRQMYGYCPSWALSWEYRKKAILDEIRHYSADIISLQEVETDQFFNFFKPELKNDGYEGIFSPKSRAKTMSEADRKYVDGCAIFFRSSKFSLIKEHLVEFNQLAMANAEGSDNMLNRVMPKDNIGLAALLKVKEGAWESVSPEAAQISQPLLVCTAHIHWDPEFCDVKLIQTMMLSNEIKTILDEAGLSFRPGHKFDVNNVQLVLCGDFNSLPDSGVIEFLSAGRVSMDHQDFKELGYKSCLQRISNCDTPNEFTHSFKLASAYSEDIMPYTNYTFEFKGIIDYIFYSKQGMVPLGLLGPISSDWLRENKVVGCPHPHIPSDHFPLLVELELIHMPSAGAQPPNGLIGRR, from the exons ATGAAGCAAGTTCGAACATACCGCAGAAGGAAGG GTACAACAATCGCTCGCCTCGGCCAACTGGGAGTACAAGGGG TTTCCGTGGGACCTCCACCGCAACGCCCATGGATTCCCCTGGCTAGACCGAATCGTGCACGGGGCGCAT GCATATTTACCGTCATGTGCTACAACGTGCTGTGCGATAAGTACGCCACGCGACAGATGTACGGCTACTGTCCTAGCTGGGCGCTGAGCTGGGAGTACAGGAAAAAG GCAATTCTAGACGAGATTCGACATTACTCCGCCGACATCATCAGTCTGCAGGAAGTAGAAACCGATCAGTTTTTCAACTTCTTTAAACCGGAGCTTAAGAACGATGGATACGAGGGTATCTTTTCGCCGAAATCGCGCGCAAAAACCATGTCGGAGGCCGACCGCAAGTACGTCGACGGCTGTGCGATTTTTTTCCGCTCCTCAAA ATTTTCGTTGATCAAAGAACATCTGGTGGAGTTCAATCAGCTGGCAATGGCGAACGCGGAAGGCTCGGATAACATGCTGAACCGCGTCATGCCGAAAGATAACATCGGGCTGGCCGCgctgctgaaggtgaaggAGGGTGCCTGGGAGAGTGTGTCGCCGGAAGCGGCCCAGATCTcgcagccgctgctggtgtgcaCTGCGCACATTCACTGGGATCCGGAGTTTTGCGACGTCAAGCTCATCCAAACGATGATGCTGAGCAACGAGATCAAGACAATATTGGACGAGGCCGGTCTCAGCTTCCGGCCGGGACACAAGTTTGATGTAAATAACGTGCAACTGGTGCTGTGCGGTGACTTTAACTCGCTGCCAGACTCGGGTGTGATTGAGTTTCTAAGTGCCGGCCGGGTTTCGATGGACCACCAGGACTTCAAGGAGCTGGGCTACAAATCCTGCCTGCAGCGTATATCAAATTGTGATACACCAAATGAATTTACTCATTCCTTTAAGCTAGCGTCAGCATACAGTGAAGATATAATGCCATATACAAATTATACATTCGAATTTAAAGGTATTATCGATTACATATTCTACTCGAAGCAAGGCATGGTACCGCTCGGGCTGCTCGGTCCCATCTCGTCCGACTGGCTGCGGGAGAACAAGGTGGTCGGTTGCCCCCATCCGCACATACCGTCCGATCACTTCCCGCTGCTGGTCGAGCTCGAGCTCATCCACATGCCATCCGCTGGCGCTCAGCCTCCGAACGGTCTTATCGGACGAAGGTAG